ATGGTCTCGTTGTGCACGCGGGCGGTGACGGTGACGGAGGCCTGGCCGTTGGAGTCGTCGAAGGCCCGCACGCCGTCGATGTGAACGACGAGACCGGCGAGGTCTTTGGGACCCATGCAGCCGGCCAAAAGGACGGTGCCGGCGAGGGCGAGGAAGGTGAGGCAGGAGCGCAACGTGGAGGTCATGGTTTGGTGTTAAGAGGGTCCACTATGAACACGAATTGCTCAGAGGTAAAGCGGCGCGCTGGGTCCGAGGGGGAGCCCCGTGAGCATCCAAATGATCAGCAAAATGGTCCATGCGACCATGAAGGCGACGGAGTAGGGCAACATGGTTGCGATGATCGTGCCCATGCCCATCTGCGAATCGTATTTGCGCGCAAAGGTGATGATGAGGGGGAAGTAGGCCATGAGCGGAGTGATCACGTTGGTCACGGAATCACCGACACGGTAGGCGGCCTGCACGAGCTCGGGGGAGAAACCGAGCAACATAAACATGGGCACGAAGATCGGCGCGATGAGAGCCCACTTGGCCGAGGCGCTGCCGACCAACATGTTGATGATGGCGGCGAGGATGACCAAACCGATCATCATCGGGATGGGCCACTGATCGAGGCCGAGCGCTTGGAGGGCGCCGGCGCCTTTGACGGCGAAGATGAGGCCGAGGTTGGTCCAGTTGAAGTAGGCGATGAACTGGGCGGCGAAGAAGGCCAACACGAGGTAGGCGCCGAGGGTGCCCATGGCGTCGTTCATGGCGCCGACTACGTCCTTGTCGGATTTGATGGTTTTGGCGCCGAAGCCATAGGCCAGACCGCTGCCGAACCCGATGGCGAAGAGGAAGGGCACGAGGTAGCTGAAGGGCAGCGAGCGCATCATCAGCTCGGGGTAGGCCGGGTTGCGTAGGAAACCCTCCGCCGGCAGGACGCCGAGGAGGAAGAAGGCAACCGTCAGCACGGCGAACACGGCGGTGAAGAGCAGGCCGCGTTTCTCGGCGGCGGAAAGCGGGATGAGTTCCTCCGGTTTGACGTTGCCGGTGTAGGGACCGAGGCGCGGCTCGACGACCTTGTGGGTGACCCAGGTGCCGGCGCCGACGACGATGAAGGTGGAGATGAAGAGGAAGTAGTAGTTGGCGAGGCCGGTGACGCTGTATTCGGGATTGAGCAGGCGGGCGGCTTCGGTGGACAGGCCGGCGAGGATAACGTCGATGGCGCTGATGAGCAGGTTGGCGGAGAAACCGCCCGACACGCCGGCGAACCCGGCGGCCAGGCCGGCGAGCGGATGGCGACCGACGGCGTGGAAGATGGTGGCGGCGAGTGGGATGAGCAGCACGTAACCGACGTCGGCGCCGAGGTTGGACATGACGCCGGCGAAAACGACGATGGGCGTCACCCAGGTGCGCGGCGTGGTGAGCACGAGGGCACGCACGGCGGCACCGATGAGCCCGGCTTTTTCGGCGACCGCGATGCCGAGCAGGCAGACGATGACGACGCCGAGCGGGTGGAAGTTGACGAAGACGTGGACCGTTTCCTTCACGATCTTCTGGAAGCCCGCGAGGTTGAGCAGGCTCACGGCGGAAATCGTTTCGCCGGTGGCCGGATGGGCGACCGAGAGGTCGACGGCTTGGGCAATCGCCGACGCGATCAACGTGAAGAGCGCGAGGAGGGCGAAGAGGGTGGCGGGTTCGGGGAGGGCGTTGCCCACGCGTTCGACGGTGCCGAGGACGCGGGAGAGCAAGCGGGGCGGCTTGGATTCAGGCATGGGCCGACGAAAAGCGACTTTCATGCCGGGGCGAGCCTAAGTGGGCGGGAACGAACGGATCGTTGCAGAGGCTTGGCGGTGGTGGAGCGGTGCGGCGGTGGCGCCGAGGCTGGAAGCCTCGGCCACGGGGAGCACGGCGGCGAGGTAGAGCGACTGTCACGTAATACGTGACAAGTGCTCAAGTGCGCGGGGAGTTGGTGGTTTGGCGCGAAGCGTGCGGTGCCGAGACTGGAAGCCTCGGCCACGGGGGCTGCCCGGGCTCAGGCGAGGAGGGTGCGCCAGTGGCGGCCGGCGGTTTTGCCTTCGTTGACCTTCACCTCGGCCTGACCTTCGCCACCGACCCATTCGCGGAGGTCCTCGTTGTAGGCGCTGGGCCAGACGGTGTTTTGCGGTTTGATGAAAGCAAAGCGCAGCGGGCCGGTGCTGAAACCGAGATCGAGAATGGCGCCGCCGCCGAAGTAATACCACGGCATGCGAAAGCCGCGCAGTTCGGTGCGGGCGAGGTCGAAGAGCGTGGCCGGTAGGGGGGGCGGGGAGCCGGGTTCCGGGGCGTGGCCACAGGCGGTGAAGAGCTCGGTCAGGCGGGCGTTGGAAAAGGTGCCGGACTCCAGGACGCGGAAGCACAGGCGGTCGGTGGTGGCGTCGTAGGACAGGAGGCCGGGCAGGCTGTGGATCGGGCCGTCAAGCAGCCACGCTTTGCTGTGGTAGGAATCGGACATGCAGGAAAGAGGCGGAGAGCTATTGGACGACGAGTTCGCGGCCGCCGTAGAGGTTGAAGGGGGCCCAGAACTGCGGGTGGCGGTAGCCTTGGAGTTTGCCGGCGATCATGTCGCGTTTGACCTGGGCGATGGCGAGGTCGGAGGGCACCCCCTCGTTGAGGTGCAGCTCGTAGTAGCTGCGCATGAAGTAGACGGTGCTGTAGTCCGAGACGGGCCAGAGCGAGGCGAGCACGTTGTCGGCGCCGGCCTGGAGCAGGGAGCCGGTGAGGCCGACGACGCCTTCGCCGGCGATGATCGCGCCGAGGCCGGTTTCGCAGGCGGAGAAGGTGACCAACTCGGCGCGCAGCGGGAGCTCCACAAACTCGGTGACCTGCAGGCGACCGTCGCGCTCGGCGGGCATGTCGGGGGTGATTTCACCTTCCCAGGATAGCAGGATGCAGGAGAGGTCGGGCATGGTGGGCACGGCCGAGCCATGCACGGCGAAGTGGAGGACGCGGGAGGACTGGAGCTCGCCGCGGGCAGCCATGCCGCGTATGTAAGCTTCGGATACGTTGCGGCCGGTAACGATGCGGGAGTTGGGCAGCAGTTCGCTGAGCAGCTCCACTTCGGCCTTGGTGCCGGCAAGGTTGGTGGCGGGGCCGCGGGCCCAACCGGCGTAGGGGCTGCGGGCGCCTTCGATCTGGGCGGCGCGCACGGCGGTGACGGCTTCGAGCTCGGCTTTGATCTGCGGGGCGGAAGCCATCACCTGATTGTAGGAGGCGGGGTTGTAGACAGCGCCGCCGAAGCCGAGGAAGCTGTGAGCGTAGTCGACGTCGGCGCGCTGGGCGAGTTCGAGGGTGGTGAGCAGCGAGGGGGTGAGAGAAACGGCGTAGTCCTCGACCAGCAGTTTTCCCTGAATGCTGGCCAGCGCATCGAAGGGCACGTAGGCGAGCAGACCGCTGGGCGACACGAGGAGGCGTTGGCGTCCACCGAGAGCGGAAGTCAGCGGTTCGATGAGAGTGAAGTGGAGAATCTTGGCAGTCGTCAGGTAGTGAGGGAAGAGCGACGGGATTTCGGCGGGCTCGCAGTAGATGGTCTCACGGAAATAGGCGACGAGGCCGGCGAGGGTGATCTCGTCGCTGAGGTCGTAGCGGGTGGCGTCGACGTCGCGCTGCTGCGCGGCGAGCACATTGGGTTTGGGGAGAAGGCTGAGCAGCTCAGGCAACTCGGCGAGAGGCAGGCGGATGACCGAGAGGTTTTCGTGGGTGAGGACGAAGGCGACGGGATCGGTGCGGGACCAATCGGCGTTGGCGTAGGAGACGACGGCGATGTCGGCGGGCAGGCGGGACTGGAGGTCTCGCAGGGCGGCGACGCGGTGTTCGGCGGTTTCGATGCCAACCTGCTGGCCGGAGATGGCGTCGCGCAGGTTGCGGGCTTTGAGCGCTTCGCTGGTGGCGAGGGCTTCCCAAGTTTGGTTGTTGCGCAGGTAGGTTTCGAGCAGCCAGCGGTAGTGGTCGGACTGGAGGGCGAGCAGGCGCTGGCGGTCCTCCGGGGTGGCGGTGAGGCGCATTGTCTCCACCAATTGGATACCCATCTCGAGGTGGGAGACGGCTTGGGTGAAGTCGTCCTCCTTCATCGAAATTTCGCCAGCGAGGGCGAGGGTTTCGATATAGAGATCGGGGATCTGTCCGTCCTGGGTGCGGAGCATGGCGCCCATGATGGCGATGCGGGCGCTGAAGAGGTCGTTGCGGGCGAGGGCGAGGCGGCAGAGTCCGAAGAAGGCGAGGACCTGCTCGCGGGGCGCCTCGATCTTGCGCGCGAGTTCGAGGGCGGCGTCGAACTTTTCCTTGGCGTCGGCGGTCTCGCCGAGGCGGCGTTCGGCCTCGGCGTAGAGCAGCATGCTTTGCGCGACGGGCACGTCTCCTTTGCTGACCCAGTCGGCGGCGTCGCGGCGGCGGCTGGAGCGGACGCGACGGAGGTCGGCGGAGAAGGCGTCGCGGGCGAGCTTGCGGGCGTCGTCGAGGTCGTTGAGGCCGAGGCGGCAGGCGGCGCGTTCGCGGTGGAAGGCGGCGATCTCGGCGTAGTCGGTGACGAGTTCCGCCAAAATGGGTTCGGCTTGGTCGTAGCGTTGCAGGGCTCCGGCGAGATCGCCCCAGGCGCGACGGAGGCGGGCGTCGCGCAGATACATCTGCAGGTCCCAAGCGCGCTGGTCGGAGTTGGGGCGGGGGCCGAGGGCGCGAAGGGCGCGCAGGGTCTCGGACGCTTTTACCAAATCGGCGGCGCGCAGGTAGGTCGCGTGAAACACCCCGAGTTCACCCTGGCGGTCGCGGTCCTCGGGGGTGTTGGCTTGGGCGCGGGAGACGGCCTCGAGCGCTTCGGTATGGCGCCCGAGTTGCGACAGCACGGTGGCCTGGCGCAGGCTGGTGGAGTAGCGATCGCGATCGGTCTCGGCCAACTCGAGGGCGCGGGCGTAGTGCTCGGCGGCGCGGGCGAACTGGTTCTGCGACTCGAAGCGATAGCCCTCGGAGAAGGCCTCGGAATGGGGGCGAATCTGGATCTGGGCGGCGGCCGGTGTAAGTAAGCCGGCCACCAAGCAGGCGCCAATGGTGAGGGTGCGGACCAGCGCGAAGCGGGGGCGGGAAAATCGCATGGGGCGGCCCGGCTTACTTCGGCATTTGCGAGTAGGCGTAGCGGGCCCACTCCATGAATTGGGAGTCGTTCTTTTTGGCCGGGTCGACCTGCATCCACATGTTGGCGATGCCCACGGTGAGCTTCCAGTCCTTCAGTTGGTATGCGAGGGAGAAGGCGTTGGGCAGGATCTCGAGTTGTTGATCCTTGGTGCGGCAAATATCGAGGGCCTTGAGGTTAAGATCGAGCGCGGCGCGCTGTTGGCCCGCCTTGGTTTTTTGGTAGGCAATGATGGTGTGGGCATCGATGCGCAGACCGGTGTGCGGGCGGTTCTTGGGACGGATGAGATCGATCTCATCGATGGCGGCGAGGGTCTCGGTGAGGTTGCCGGCTTTGCGGGCGCGTTGCATGCGTTGCCACTGGTAGAGGTAGCGCAAGTCGCTGGAGGAGGGGTATACCTGGATGCCTTCGTCGAGGAGACGGTTGGCGTCGTCGAGGCGGTCGAGATTCAGGAGGGCGGTGACGGTGCCGTAGTAAACCGACATCGTGGTGAAGCCGTCTTCGATGGCCTCAAGGCCCAGCTCCGCGGCGGTCGCTTCTTCGTCGGCCTTGTTGTGGTTGCGAATGCGTTCGGCGATATTGCTGGCAACGGAGTTGACCAAGGTGCTGCGGCGGCCGAGTTGGTCGATCAAGTCGCCTTGTTCGGCGAGAGCCTGGCGGGCGAAGGTCTCGCGCTCGTCATCCTCGAAGTCGTAGAGCTGGCGGAGTGTGTCGATGGCGGGGCGCAGCGTGCGCTCGGTTTCGATGGCGGCGGCGAGCGCCTCGGAGTCGATGACCGGGTCGCGGCCCATGATGGTGGCAAGGTGTTCGCCGGTGGCGACATTCCAGCGGTGGAGGTCCTCCGCGCCGAGGGCGGCGGTGACCAGAACGTCGCCGGCGAGGCCGACGGCGACTCCGGCGGGGCCGGTGGGCACGACGAAGCGTTGTTGTAGTTCGAGCGTATCGTAATTCCAGATACGAATCACACCGTTGCGGGCGGCGGCGAGGACGCGCGGCTCGTCACCGGGCAGGAAGGTAACGAAGGTGTAGGGCTGGTTATCGATGGTGAGCTGACGGCGGTTTTCCTCGTCGCTGCCGCGCTCGTAGACGACCACCTCGCCGGTATCGAGGCAGAAGGCGAAGTGGCTGGCGTCGTCGTCGAAGGCGATGTCGGTGACGGGGCCGCGGAAGGCTTGGAAGTAGAACTTGGAAGTGAGTTTGGTGTCATCGCTCATGTCGGGCGGAAGGCCGATCATGACGACGCCATGGTAGGGCTTTTCGCCGTTGCCGAGGTTGTCGGTGCCGGAGAAGCCGTAAGCGGCGTGGAGGCCGTCGCGGGACATGGCGGCCGACGTGATGTTACTGGCGCCGCGCCCGGTGATCTTGGTGTCGAGGTTACCGCGGGTGAAGCCCGGGATGTGGGCCCAGCCCTGGACAAAGCGGTCGACGGTGGCGGCGGTATCGATGGCGCCGGTCAGGTTGGCGCTGGCGGTGTTGTCGCGCAGGTAGGGCTCACCTTCGTCGGCCACGTCCCAACGGAAGAGGCCCTTGGTGGTGAAGGCCATCAGCCGGCCTTCGAAGTCGAAGGCCATGCCGCGCACTTCACCCTCGAGGGTCTGTGTGCCGATGATCGCGTCGTCGGCAGCGGAGCGTATGACGACGGTTTGCAGGTCACTGCAATAGGCATAACGTTCGCCATCGTAACTCACGGCGAGATCGTTGCTGGCAAGGTCGAGTGAGTTGGCCGTGGCGTCGCCGAACCAGCGGGCGAAGCATGCCTGCCAGTCGATCAGGCGGAAGGCGGCGTCGGAGTCACGTTCGCGGCGGACGAGTTCCTGGTGGAGCACGAAGAGTAGACGCCCGCGGTTGTTTGGATCCAAGTCAGGCGAGAGCCCACTGAGTTCACCCTCGATTTGGACGTTGGACATGTTCGCGAGCGAATCACCGAACTCCTGCAGCAGTTCCAGGAGCTTGTCGCGCAGGGCGGCGATTTCGGAGGGGGAGCGACCGTCTTTGCGCAACGGAATGAAGTAGTGCTCGGCGATCAGGCCAAGGCCCTCGTCGATGCTGGCGGATTCGGCGATGAACCGCTCGTCGCGTTCGAGCGGAGTGAGGCCGCGACCGCTGACCCAGTTTTTATCGGTTAGATTGAGGCCTTGGAAAAAGAAGATGTTGGGGCCGCCGGCGGCGACGATGCGGGCGGTGATCGCTTCATGGAGATCGCGGAGGGTGGGTTTAAAGTCCTCTGCCTGCTCCATGAGGGTGACCGTCTTAGCCCCGGCCATCATGCGTGCCATGGGGTTGGCGCGGTTGGCTTGCTCCTGGTATTTGGCGCCTTCGGTGAGAGGAGCGATGGCGGCTTCGAAGAGGGCGATGAGGTTCTTATGATACTCTTGGATATCCGCGCCGAACTCCTCGACCTGATCGGCTTCGTCGTCGCGGTCATCGAGGAAGGCCTCGATGCGGTCCATCGCGTCGTTGAGCTGCGGGATGGACATCTCAATGATCATCGTCGGCAGGTCGGAGTTGGCCGCGCGGAAGGCGGCGATGTCGGCCTGCAGGTCGCGCCAATAGACGACTTCGGTGGCGGTGGCGGGTTCAACGTCCGCAGCGGCGAGGCGGGGGAGGGAGAGGGGCAACAGGAACAGCGCGGCGAGCGCGAGCAGGGGTAGGCGCAGGGGCAAGGGTAGGCGTGGGCGCGAGAAAGCGGTCGAGCGGATCATGCCGCCGAGAATAGCGGCGGGCGGGTTTTATGAGGATACGCCAACTTGCGTAGATGGCGGAGCGTGGCAGGGCGGGTGCGCGGTGGGGCGGGGCGCGGTTAGGTGCGTCGGTGGGGTGCCGAGGCTGGTAGCCTCGGCCACGGGGGCGGCGGCGGGGAAGGCGGACGAACAACTGTCACGTATTACGTGACAGTTGTGACGAGGAGGCGTCTGCGGAAGTGTCACGTATTACGTGACAGGTGTTCGGGGGCGGCGGGGTGTTGGGCGGAGGGGCAGGCGAGGCCACGTTGTCACTGCGCTCCAACGCAGCTACGAGGGGGCGGTGGAGTGGGTAGCTGCGCTTGAGCTGTAGGCGAAAGCGTGGCCGCAGGCGGAGGGGCAGGGGCGGCTCGACACGAGGTCGAGCCCTACAGGATCAGATCCTCAGTGGTGGGGGATTTCGATCATGAGGGGGATGACGGTGCCGGCGGTCTTATCCGTTAGACTAAAGGCGATGCGGTCGGGGGCCTTTTCGATGAACTCGTCGGCGACGATGCGGCGGCCGAGGGCTTGGTGAATTTTGAGCGAGAGCGTGCCGTTGTTGGCATTCATCGCGGTGACCAGCGCGTCGAGATCGAGTCGTTCCTCGGAGTAGAGCAGCAGCAGGTAGTCGGTGCCGGGTGTCGTGTCCATGCGCACGACTTTGCGCTCGGAGGGGAAGGCGATGGTGGAGTCGGGGCCGATGAGCGGCGACATGTTGTCGGCGAAGGGCAGGATCTGGGTGATCTCGCCGGTGAGGTCGGTGGCGAAGGCGTAGAGGTAGGCCTGGGTGGAGGTCTTGACGTAAAACCGGAAGCGCGTGCCGGAGGCGTAGGAGCGTTCGAGGCGGTAGCCGAGGTAGCGGGTCTGCGTTTCGCCTTCGGCCAGCGGCGGGGCGAGGCGGGCGCGCATGGGCGTGCCGTCGCGTTCCTCAAAACGCATTTCGCCGGCGAGCAGCGGCGGCAGGGTGCCGACGGGGTTGTCGGGCGTGACGTTGTAGGGCTGACGCTCGGGGCGTTTGCCGTAGGCCTGCATGGCCATGAAGACGTTGCGGTTGAAGTCGGCGTAGGGGATCCAAACAAAACCTTGGTCGCCCCACTTGGTGCCCCAACTGTTCATGACGCGCATGGCGCCGCCAAATTTGGTGTCGTCGTAACCCACCACGACCATGGCGTGGCGGCCGTGTTGGCCGGTGGCGCCGGCATCGGTGTCGAGTTCGTTCCAGGTGACCCCGGCGCGATAGAAACTCTGCTGCACGATGAAGCCGATGAGCACGGGGCTGCCTTCGGAGAGCGACTTCTTGATGGCGAGGAGTTTGAAGGGATCGTCCTGCGGCAGATCGGAGGCGAAGAGGATCTGGTAGTCGACGATGGGAAACTCGGTCGCCTTGCGCACGGCGTCGGTGTTGATGGTGGCGCCGCAGCTGTAGGGAACATATGAATACGGCGGCACGCCGCTGGTGCGCAGCAGCTCCAGCGCGTTGACGATGCTGGTGCCGGACTTGCAGTCGGGCGCGGCGTCGGGCGACTTGATTTTCTCGTAAACAAAACTGGGGGAGAAGACGAGGCGGTCGAGCTGGGGGCGGTTGGTGATGCCGCGCTCGATGCCGTGCAACATGGTGCGGGCGTGGTAGGCGACGGCCCAGGCGGTGCAGGTGGAGTAGGGGCCCTGGTTGCCGGGCGTGGGCGTGAACTGTTCGAGGGACGCGGCGCGCGGCAGGTTGGCGTAGGTGTCGGCGGTGACCGGGGCCTTGTAGGGCACGGCGCGGTAGGCGGCCTCGTCGAATTCCAGGCCGGTGCCGGGCAGCGTGTCGAGGGGCGGACCGTAGGCGTCGTCGTCGATGGGCGCGGGCTGCGCGAAGAGGCGCAGCGTGACGCTGATGGCGAGGAGCGAGAGCAGAAAGGAGCGACGGAACAACATAGGTAAATCAGTTGGTGGCGGCAGGCACGATGGTGAGCGGGAAGTCCTGGCCGTAGCCGTAGGTGACCGGGTATTGGGCCTCGCCCTTGGTGGCGGCGGTGACTTCGGGCACAGTGGCTTCGAGGTAGGCTTTGAGTTCGTTGACGGTGACGATGCCGTCGCCGGCGTCGGCGGCGCCGTTGAGCGCGTCGAGGAGGACCTTGGTGAAGGCGCCGTGGCCGAGCTCGGCAAACTCGGTGGCGAACTGTTCGCTGGCGGTGGCGGTGAGCCAGTGCGTGCCGGTGGAGCGGGCGAGTTGGGCGATGGCGCGCTCCTCCACAGCGCCGCGGGTGGCGAGGGCTTTGAGCGCGCCGGCGGACTGGCAGGCGTCGAGAATGAAGAGCTGTTTCTGGGCAGCGATGTCGCGGGAGTAGGCGAGGAGTTGGCTGCCGGGGATGCCGAGTTGGCGGAGCAGACGGCGTTCGCCGTAGAGCTGGGTGATCTCGTGGGGCGCGAGGTAAAACTCCGGATCGTCGTCCTGCGACATCACGCCGTGGCCGGCGTAGTAGAACACAAACACATCGCGCGGGCCGGCCTCGCGGCGGACGGTCTCGAGGGTGGCGAGGATGTTCTCGCGGGTGGCCTCGGCGTCGTAGAGCGCGTAGTGGTGGGCGCGGGTGAAGAGTTGGCCGAGGCGTTCCTCCAACACGGTGGCGACGGCGGTGGCGTCGGCGCGGGCGTAGTTCAGGTTGTAGGCAGGATTCTGATACGTGTTGATGCCGACGGTGACGACGTGCAGGGCGATGCCGGCGGTGTCGTCGACGGGCGCGGTGGCGCCGGAATACACGATCACCTCATCGGGCACGGACTCGGTGCCCTGCGCATTGATGGCGACGGCGCGGAAACGGTTTTTGCCCGGCGTGAGGGTGAAGGTGTGGGTGGCGGATTTGGTGAAGGTTTGAGCGTCCGCGGGCGGGGCGTCCTCGTCGTCCTCGACGAAGAGACCGCGGGTGGCGCCGGCACCGGCGACGAGTTTGCCGTTGTGGTAAACACGCAGGTCGGTGACGGCGGCGCCCTCACAGGAGGCGTCGAGCTGGAGCGTGACCTCGGGCGTGGGGATTTCGAAGGACTCAAATTCGTCCTCGACCGTGAGGCCGCGGGTGGAGGGGCCGGCGACGCGGAGAGTGAGTTTGGGCGCGTGGCGCAGGGCGTTGAGGGGGATGGCGGGGCGAGGGGCGAGGCCTTTGACGAGGGAGCCGAGGAGGCGGGGTCGGTAGAACTCGTCGAAGTAGGATTCGAGCGGCGTGATCTGGTTGCCGACGGCGAACTTGAGGTCGCGTTGCAGGGAGGTCTCGGAAGCGAAGAGCCCGGTGGCGGGATGGCGCACGAGCCATTTTTGCGGCGACTCGAAGAGGTGGATCTCGGCGATGTTTTCCGCCTGTGACAGGTCGTAGAGGCGCAGGGCTTCGTCGCGGGTGGAGGTGGTGAGCAGGAAGCGGTCGGAGCCGATGAAGGTGAGGTCGTCTACGGGGTGTTCGACCTGAATCGATTGCACGGTCTCGCCGGAGGGCAGGGCGACGGTGGTGAGGCGGCCGCGGGCGTAGGTGGCGAGGAGGGATCCGGCGGCGTTGTAGGTGAGGCGTGTATCGGGATCGTAACTACCGCGGTGGGGGTTGATGCCGGCGGAGTTCTCGCCGGTCTCCGCGTAGACCAACTGGAAACCGGCCGCGAGCAGGCTGTCGTCGGGCGGGAAGGCGTAAGGGCCGGAGAGCCCGCGACGGGTCCAACGGAGATCGCCGGTGGGGAGGTTGTAGAAGTGGGTGGTCGTCTCGACGATGCCGCTGGTGGTTTTGGTGGCGAAGCTGAACACGAGGCCAGTGCCGTCGGGCGCGAAGGTCAGGTGGGGCGTGGTGAACTGGTGCTGGGTGTGGGCGTGGCCGTCGTAGAAGGTGTGGCGTTGCTCGCCGCTGGTCAGGTCGACGACCTGCACGGCGTTGCCATGGTGCAGGGCGATCAAGGTGCCGCTGCGATCGATGGTGCTGGCGAGGACGGGGTTGAAGCGCCCGTAGTTGCCATCGTCGCGCCGGTAGTTGGCGTGACCGAGTCCGCGCGCGGCGTAGGGCGCGGTGGTGTCGGTGGGGTTGGCCGGCGCGGCGACGGCGGCAGGGCCGGTGAGCACGACGTTCCACGCGTCGGTGTTGCGGTGGTAGAACGGCACGAGACCGCCGACGTCGGCGCGGTCGTAGCGGATGGGGGTGGAGTGCACGCCGGCCTCGTTGAAGGTGACGCGACGCAGTTCGGAGCCGCGTTGCACGATGAAATCAAAGTCGTCGGGGCGGGCGGTGAGTTGGGTGGGTTTAAACACCTCGGGATTCCACGGACCGAAGGAAACGCCGCTGGTGAGGTTGAAGCGTTCGAGGTGGGTGGAGAGCACCTCGCGGTTGACGCCGACGGTGCGCGACAAGGTGGCAAAGGCGGAGTCGGGGCTGGCGGGGCGATCGAAAACAAAGGCATCGAAGCGGCGGCCGGGAGCGGTGAGCAGCGCGGAGGAACGGCCGGTGGCGAAATCGAAAAGGGTGGTGCCGTTGCTCTGGTGGATGCGCAGCGGGTCGCCGAGCTGGGCGGGGAAGCGGAGGTAGGGCTCGTGCGGGGTGGAGAGACGGAGGAGCTCGATGGAGACGTTGATCGACGTGGCGAGGGCGGCGAAGCGCGCGATGCCATTGGTGTAGTTGGCGGTGAGCACCTGGCCGGAAGGCATCAGGCCCTGCGGGTGTTTGTCGCTCGGCACGGTGGCGACGACCTTGGCGGAGGACGGGGCGACGATCGCGAACGGCACCTCGCCGAGGAAGTGGAAGCCGACGAGGGTGCCCTCGGCGTTGACGGTGAGGCCATTGGCGGGATGAAAACGCAGTGCGGTGTCGGCCGGGTGGGTGTTGTAGAGATTGATGGTCTCGCTGGTGAAACGCAGCGGATCGCCGACCTGCAGTCGGGCGAGATGGACCAGACGCGGATTGGCGGATTTGATCTCGGCGGCGAACAGCGTGTTGGTCGGGCGGTGGAAGCGTTTGGTGGAGCTGGTGCTGGCGTAGGTTGAGGTGAAGGACTCGTCGTCCGGCAGGTTGGGGTAGTGCCGGAGCTCGGAGCCCACCTGCACCAGCAGGCCGTGACCATCGGCGGTGAAGGCGGCGAAATGGATCTCCTTGTTACGGTCGGCTTCGAGGGTGAAGACGGTGACGCGCTCGGCACGGTTCCACAGGCGCAGGAACTGGCGGTCGGCGGTCAGCAGATAGTCTCCGTCGACCGAGCGGTCGAGGTGCTCGATCGGCAGGGCATGTAGCTCCGGGGAGATCAGGCGCGGCGGCGGAGGCGGCGGGGTTTCCGCGACGGCGGGAACGGTGGCCGGGTCCGGCTCCTGGAGGAGCTGCTCGTATTGGGCAAAGCATGACAGGCTCGTCGCGAGGCACAGGGCGGCGAGCGTGGATGGGAAAAACGGGCGGCGGCTCATGGGAGGAGGGCGATGGGGAAGTCTTGCCCGTAGCCGTAGCTGGACGGGTATTGCGGGGCGCCCTTGTGGCGCTGGCTGACGGCGGGGAGCTCTGATTCGAGGAAGGCCTTGAGCTCGTTGACGGTGACGCGTTTGTCGCCGGTATCGGCGCGGCCGTTGAGGGCTTCGAGCAAGGTGTGGGTGAAGGCGCCGTGACCGAGGTCGGCAAACTCGGTGGCGAACTGGTCGGCGGAGGCGGCGGTGATCCAGTGGGTGCCGGTGGCGCGGGCGAGTTGGGCGAGGGCCTTTTCCTGCGAAGCGCCGCGTTGGGCGAAGGTTTCGAGGGCGCCGCCGGAGTTGCAGGCGTCGAGGATGAAGAGCTGCTTGCGCGCGGCGATGGAGGCGGAGAGCTGGCGCAGGGTGTCGGCCGAGATGCCGTTGGCGGAAAGGCTTTGGCTGGCTCCGTAGATGCGGGTCACGTCGTGGGGCACGAGGTAGAACTGGCGGTCCTCCTTGGCCATCACGCCGTGGCCGGCGAAGTAGAAGATGAAGGCGTCCTGCGGGCGGGCGTCGGCTTGGATGCGGGAAAAGGCGGCGAGGA
This portion of the Actomonas aquatica genome encodes:
- a CDS encoding caspase family protein, producing the protein MSRRPFFPSTLAALCLATSLSCFAQYEQLLQEPDPATVPAVAETPPPPPPRLISPELHALPIEHLDRSVDGDYLLTADRQFLRLWNRAERVTVFTLEADRNKEIHFAAFTADGHGLLVQVGSELRHYPNLPDDESFTSTYASTSSTKRFHRPTNTLFAAEIKSANPRLVHLARLQVGDPLRFTSETINLYNTHPADTALRFHPANGLTVNAEGTLVGFHFLGEVPFAIVAPSSAKVVATVPSDKHPQGLMPSGQVLTANYTNGIARFAALATSINVSIELLRLSTPHEPYLRFPAQLGDPLRIHQSNGTTLFDFATGRSSALLTAPGRRFDAFVFDRPASPDSAFATLSRTVGVNREVLSTHLERFNLTSGVSFGPWNPEVFKPTQLTARPDDFDFIVQRGSELRRVTFNEAGVHSTPIRYDRADVGGLVPFYHRNTDAWNVVLTGPAAVAAPANPTDTTAPYAARGLGHANYRRDDGNYGRFNPVLASTIDRSGTLIALHHGNAVQVVDLTSGEQRHTFYDGHAHTQHQFTTPHLTFAPDGTGLVFSFATKTTSGIVETTTHFYNLPTGDLRWTRRGLSGPYAFPPDDSLLAAGFQLVYAETGENSAGINPHRGSYDPDTRLTYNAAGSLLATYARGRLTTVALPSGETVQSIQVEHPVDDLTFIGSDRFLLTTSTRDEALRLYDLSQAENIAEIHLFESPQKWLVRHPATGLFASETSLQRDLKFAVGNQITPLESYFDEFYRPRLLGSLVKGLAPRPAIPLNALRHAPKLTLRVAGPSTRGLTVEDEFESFEIPTPEVTLQLDASCEGAAVTDLRVYHNGKLVAGAGATRGLFVEDDEDAPPADAQTFTKSATHTFTLTPGKNRFRAVAINAQGTESVPDEVIVYSGATAPVDDTAGIALHVVTVGINTYQNPAYNLNYARADATAVATVLEERLGQLFTRAHHYALYDAEATRENILATLETVRREAGPRDVFVFYYAGHGVMSQDDDPEFYLAPHEITQLYGERRLLRQLGIPGSQLLAYSRDIAAQKQLFILDACQSAGALKALATRGAVEERAIAQLARSTGTHWLTATASEQFATEFAELGHGAFTKVLLDALNGAADAGDGIVTVNELKAYLEATVPEVTAATKGEAQYPVTYGYGQDFPLTIVPAATN